The Meleagris gallopavo isolate NT-WF06-2002-E0010 breed Aviagen turkey brand Nicholas breeding stock chromosome 10, Turkey_5.1, whole genome shotgun sequence genome contains a region encoding:
- the FNDC7 gene encoding fibronectin type III domain-containing protein 7 isoform X3: MRGSERASLLLVGLHLHSLRVVFSTNTGFSMSIYDVTSRSIYLRWSKFSGASSYRVTATAVNTVGHSLLAHFSDGTLKSTLTSLIPNTVYAIQAEAIDKNGITLAETRTMQSTAPDVPVIDQAYSKLSSSITVEWRAVPGATGYLLAAQDGDSCIETVVTKSPGTVMGLEPATCYRITIRSVNAGGKSRPSPSRKTTTVLSAPILSASSPSCDSIAVSWKAVYMAVGFSVSLMRSDGLGKMLKQNTTNTSFIFSNLDPGTLYTIKAYAWNANGLPGDDFTYNQRTSPKAPADVQVAFSNGALRATVSWMPAEGALTYSVTASSGLLKLKCNTSSSSCVVPSLQCGSEYSVSVTAHNDAGSSNPTDAVSLKTIPCAPGNVSIEDDEHGNLLVSWFRVNFGHYYVVFVKSDDGLEVYCNTSHTQCLFQSDCGFTYFVSVFAYNNAGQSPLGDVFNYTTAPCCPSNFRAVLVSSDTVEVSWAPVRGAEMYETKAASWRGTVLCNDTATACTLSALRCNTRYNVTVYSFSEARGSNTSCASKYVTTAPCSPEIKNISKEALSVISVHWQSNNEEATYIVTARGEAGLWHCTSSGNSCTLINLPCGSAFSVSVIARSPAGQSLPSYSVPLETAPCCPNDLTLTQVTQSVTNVTWSVGMGAHTYATTLESPKGQAKCHTLQNYCLLGCITCGTNYTVSLKAISETGLTSHCTYQGYSSSACCPSGVKLYRLGNNGIRVYWQASEETISYITDLRGSKGNFTCSPSSGLSYCDITEIPCGDVYTAVVSPATAKSLKFTFCPKKIYSVIYRGKSSAEHV, from the exons ATGCGCGGTTCGGAGCGAGCATCGCTGCTGCTCGTCGGACTGCATCTCCACAGCCTGCGAGTG GTCTTTTCAACTAACACAG gtttctCTATGTCTATATATGACGTGACCTCAAGAAGCATTTATCTCAGATGGTCCAAGTTTTCAGGAGCCTCTTCTTACAGAGTCACAGCTACAGCTGTGAATACTGTAGGCCATTCTTTACTGGCTCATTTTAGTGATGGTACACTGAAGAGCACTCTAACTTCGTTAATTCCCAATACTGTCTATGCTATACAAGCAGAAGCCATTGACAAGAATGGAATTACTCTGGCAGAAACACGGACAATGCAGTCAACAG CTCCAGACGTACCTGTTATTGATCAAGCTTACTCAAAACTTAGCAGTAGTATCACAGTAGAGTGGAGAGCGGTACCTGGAGCTACTGGTTATCTGCTGGCTGCACAGGATGGAGATTCCTGCATTGAAACTGTAGTCACAAAATCACCAGGTACAGTGATGGGATTGGAACCAGCCACCTGCTACAGAATCACCATCAGGTCTGTAAACGCAGGAGGAAAGAGCCGCCCTTCACCTTCCAGAAAGACAACAACag TCTTGTCTGCTCCAATTCTGTCTGCCAGTTCCCCGAGCTGTGATTCCATTGCAGTGAGCTGGAAGGCTGTGTATATGGCAGTTGGGTTCTCTGTGTCCCTGATGAGATCAGACGGTTTGGGCAAAATGCTGAAGCAGAACACTACCAATACCTCCTTTATATTTTCAAACTTAGATCCAGGAACTCTCTATACTATAAAAGCATATGCCTGGAATGCCAACGGTCTTCCTGGAGATGATTTCACATATAACCAAAGAACAa GTCCTAAGGCACCAGCAGATGTTCAAGTAGCTTTCAGTAATGGAGCTTTAAGAGCTACTGTTTCTTGGATGCCAGCAGAAGGAGCTCTGACTTACAGTGTGACAGCCTCCAGCGGACTCTTGAAACTGAAGTGTAACACATCTTCTTCCTCCTGCGTAGTACCATCACTCCAGTGCGGGTCTGAATATTCTGTTTCTGTCACAGCACATAATGATGCTGGATCCAGTAATCCTACTGATGCAGTGAGCTTAAAAACTA ttccttgtGCACCAGGAAATGTATCAATTGAAGATGATGAACATGGAAACTTATTGGTATCATGGTTTAGAGTAAATTTTGGACATTATTATGTGGTTTTTGTGAAGAGCGACGATGGCTTGGAAGTATATTGCAACACATCACATACTCAATGCCTTTTCCAGTCAGACTGCGGTTTCACTTATTTCGTTAGTGTCTTTGCATATAACAATGCAGGGCAGAGTCCTTTAGGTGATGTATTCAATTACACAACTG CACCGTGCTGCCCCAGTAACTTCCGCGCAGTGCTGGTGTCGAGCGACACGGTGGAGGTGAGCTGGGCTCCTGTCCGCGGTGCTGAAATGTACGAGACCAAGGCTGCCTCCTGGAGGGGGACGGTGCTGTGCAACGACACTGCCACAGCCTGCACCCTGTCTGCTCTGCGCTGCAACACCCGCTACAACGTCACCGTTTACTCCTTCAGTGAGGCCAGGGGCAGCAACACATCGTGTGCATCTAAGTATGTGACAACAG CTCCCTGCAgtcctgaaattaaaaatatctcaaagGAGGCTCTTTCTGTGATCAGTGTGCACTGGCAATCTAACAACGAGGAAGCTACATATATCGTAACTGCCCGAGGAGAGGCTGGACTTTGGCACtgtacaagctctggaaactCTTGTACCCTAATTAATCTTCCCTGTGGATCTGCTTTCTCTGTTAGTGTCATAGCAAGATCTCCAGCTGGACAGAGCTTGCCAAGCTACAGTGTCCCTTTAGAGACAG ctcCTTGTTGCCCTAACGACCTGACACTAACTCAAGTGACACAGTCTGTAACAAATGTCACCTGGTCTGTTGGGATGGGTGCACACACATATGCAACGACATTGGAGTCTCCAAAGGGACAGGCAAAATGTCACACTCTTCAAAACTACTGTCTCCTGGGATGCATCACATGTGGCACCAACTACACGGTATCTCTGAAAGCCATCAGTGAAACTGGTTTGACATCCCATTGCACATATCAAGGATATTCTTCCA GTGCTTGCTGTCCTTCTGGAGTGAAGCTGTATAGACTTGGCAATAATGGTATCCGGGTATACTGGCAAGCTTCTGAAGAAACAATAAGCTACATTACTGATTTACGTGGCTCAAAAGGCAATTTCACTTGTTCACCTAGCTCGGGTCTAAGTTACTGTGATATTACTGAGATACCTTGTGGTGACGTCTACACAGCAGTAGTATCTCCAGCTACAGCTAAGAGCCTGAAGTTCACCTTTTGtcctaaaaaaatatattcag TGATATACAGAGGAAAGAGCAGTGCAGAACACGTCTAG
- the FNDC7 gene encoding fibronectin type III domain-containing protein 7 isoform X6 — MRGSERASLLLVGLHLHSLRVVFSTNTGFSMSIYDVTSRSIYLRWSKFSGASSYRVTATAVNTVGHSLLAHFSDGTLKSTLTSLIPNTVYAIQAEAIDKNGITLAETRTMQSTAPDVPVIDQAYSKLSSSITVEWRAVPGATGYLLAAQDGDSCIETVVTKSPGTVMGLEPATCYRITIRSVNAGGKSRPSPSRKTTTVLSAPILSASSPSCDSIAVSWKAVYMAVGFSVSLMRSDGLGKMLKQNTTNTSFIFSNLDPGTLYTIKAYAWNANGLPGDDFTYNQRTIPCAPGNVSIEDDEHGNLLVSWFRVNFGHYYVVFVKSDDGLEVYCNTSHTQCLFQSDCGFTYFVSVFAYNNAGQSPLGDVFNYTTAPCCPSNFRAVLVSSDTVEVSWAPVRGAEMYETKAASWRGTVLCNDTATACTLSALRCNTRYNVTVYSFSEARGSNTSCASKYVTTAPCSPEIKNISKEALSVISVHWQSNNEEATYIVTARGEAGLWHCTSSGNSCTLINLPCGSAFSVSVIARSPAGQSLPSYSVPLETAPCCPNDLTLTQVTQSVTNVTWSVGMGAHTYATTLESPKGQAKCHTLQNYCLLGCITCGTNYTVSLKAISETGLTSHCTYQGYSSSACCPSGVKLYRLGNNGIRVYWQASEETISYITDLRGSKGNFTCSPSSGLSYCDITEIPCGDVYTAVVSPATAKSLKFTFCPKKIYSVTCSGSSVGMVIYRGKSSAEHV; from the exons ATGCGCGGTTCGGAGCGAGCATCGCTGCTGCTCGTCGGACTGCATCTCCACAGCCTGCGAGTG GTCTTTTCAACTAACACAG gtttctCTATGTCTATATATGACGTGACCTCAAGAAGCATTTATCTCAGATGGTCCAAGTTTTCAGGAGCCTCTTCTTACAGAGTCACAGCTACAGCTGTGAATACTGTAGGCCATTCTTTACTGGCTCATTTTAGTGATGGTACACTGAAGAGCACTCTAACTTCGTTAATTCCCAATACTGTCTATGCTATACAAGCAGAAGCCATTGACAAGAATGGAATTACTCTGGCAGAAACACGGACAATGCAGTCAACAG CTCCAGACGTACCTGTTATTGATCAAGCTTACTCAAAACTTAGCAGTAGTATCACAGTAGAGTGGAGAGCGGTACCTGGAGCTACTGGTTATCTGCTGGCTGCACAGGATGGAGATTCCTGCATTGAAACTGTAGTCACAAAATCACCAGGTACAGTGATGGGATTGGAACCAGCCACCTGCTACAGAATCACCATCAGGTCTGTAAACGCAGGAGGAAAGAGCCGCCCTTCACCTTCCAGAAAGACAACAACag TCTTGTCTGCTCCAATTCTGTCTGCCAGTTCCCCGAGCTGTGATTCCATTGCAGTGAGCTGGAAGGCTGTGTATATGGCAGTTGGGTTCTCTGTGTCCCTGATGAGATCAGACGGTTTGGGCAAAATGCTGAAGCAGAACACTACCAATACCTCCTTTATATTTTCAAACTTAGATCCAGGAACTCTCTATACTATAAAAGCATATGCCTGGAATGCCAACGGTCTTCCTGGAGATGATTTCACATATAACCAAAGAACAa ttccttgtGCACCAGGAAATGTATCAATTGAAGATGATGAACATGGAAACTTATTGGTATCATGGTTTAGAGTAAATTTTGGACATTATTATGTGGTTTTTGTGAAGAGCGACGATGGCTTGGAAGTATATTGCAACACATCACATACTCAATGCCTTTTCCAGTCAGACTGCGGTTTCACTTATTTCGTTAGTGTCTTTGCATATAACAATGCAGGGCAGAGTCCTTTAGGTGATGTATTCAATTACACAACTG CACCGTGCTGCCCCAGTAACTTCCGCGCAGTGCTGGTGTCGAGCGACACGGTGGAGGTGAGCTGGGCTCCTGTCCGCGGTGCTGAAATGTACGAGACCAAGGCTGCCTCCTGGAGGGGGACGGTGCTGTGCAACGACACTGCCACAGCCTGCACCCTGTCTGCTCTGCGCTGCAACACCCGCTACAACGTCACCGTTTACTCCTTCAGTGAGGCCAGGGGCAGCAACACATCGTGTGCATCTAAGTATGTGACAACAG CTCCCTGCAgtcctgaaattaaaaatatctcaaagGAGGCTCTTTCTGTGATCAGTGTGCACTGGCAATCTAACAACGAGGAAGCTACATATATCGTAACTGCCCGAGGAGAGGCTGGACTTTGGCACtgtacaagctctggaaactCTTGTACCCTAATTAATCTTCCCTGTGGATCTGCTTTCTCTGTTAGTGTCATAGCAAGATCTCCAGCTGGACAGAGCTTGCCAAGCTACAGTGTCCCTTTAGAGACAG ctcCTTGTTGCCCTAACGACCTGACACTAACTCAAGTGACACAGTCTGTAACAAATGTCACCTGGTCTGTTGGGATGGGTGCACACACATATGCAACGACATTGGAGTCTCCAAAGGGACAGGCAAAATGTCACACTCTTCAAAACTACTGTCTCCTGGGATGCATCACATGTGGCACCAACTACACGGTATCTCTGAAAGCCATCAGTGAAACTGGTTTGACATCCCATTGCACATATCAAGGATATTCTTCCA GTGCTTGCTGTCCTTCTGGAGTGAAGCTGTATAGACTTGGCAATAATGGTATCCGGGTATACTGGCAAGCTTCTGAAGAAACAATAAGCTACATTACTGATTTACGTGGCTCAAAAGGCAATTTCACTTGTTCACCTAGCTCGGGTCTAAGTTACTGTGATATTACTGAGATACCTTGTGGTGACGTCTACACAGCAGTAGTATCTCCAGCTACAGCTAAGAGCCTGAAGTTCACCTTTTGtcctaaaaaaatatattcag TAACCTGTTCTGGAAGCTCTGTTGGAATGG TGATATACAGAGGAAAGAGCAGTGCAGAACACGTCTAG
- the FNDC7 gene encoding fibronectin type III domain-containing protein 7 isoform X1, translating to MRGSERASLLLVGLHLHSLRVVFSTNTGFSMSIYDVTSRSIYLRWSKFSGASSYRVTATAVNTVGHSLLAHFSDGTLKSTLTSLIPNTVYAIQAEAIDKNGITLAETRTMQSTAPDVPVIDQAYSKLSSSITVEWRAVPGATGYLLAAQDGDSCIETVVTKSPGTVMGLEPATCYRITIRSVNAGGKSRPSPSRKTTTVLSAPILSASSPSCDSIAVSWKAVYMAVGFSVSLMRSDGLGKMLKQNTTNTSFIFSNLDPGTLYTIKAYAWNANGLPGDDFTYNQRTSPKAPADVQVAFSNGALRATVSWMPAEGALTYSVTASSGLLKLKCNTSSSSCVVPSLQCGSEYSVSVTAHNDAGSSNPTDAVSLKTIPCAPGNVSIEDDEHGNLLVSWFRVNFGHYYVVFVKSDDGLEVYCNTSHTQCLFQSDCGFTYFVSVFAYNNAGQSPLGDVFNYTTAPCCPSNFRAVLVSSDTVEVSWAPVRGAEMYETKAASWRGTVLCNDTATACTLSALRCNTRYNVTVYSFSEARGSNTSCASKYVTTAPCSPEIKNISKEALSVISVHWQSNNEEATYIVTARGEAGLWHCTSSGNSCTLINLPCGSAFSVSVIARSPAGQSLPSYSVPLETAPCCPNDLTLTQVTQSVTNVTWSVGMGAHTYATTLESPKGQAKCHTLQNYCLLGCITCGTNYTVSLKAISETGLTSHCTYQGYSSSACCPSGVKLYRLGNNGIRVYWQASEETISYITDLRGSKGNFTCSPSSGLSYCDITEIPCGDVYTAVVSPATAKSLKFTFCPKKIYSVTCSGSSVGMGKNTVHSFHYSCS from the exons ATGCGCGGTTCGGAGCGAGCATCGCTGCTGCTCGTCGGACTGCATCTCCACAGCCTGCGAGTG GTCTTTTCAACTAACACAG gtttctCTATGTCTATATATGACGTGACCTCAAGAAGCATTTATCTCAGATGGTCCAAGTTTTCAGGAGCCTCTTCTTACAGAGTCACAGCTACAGCTGTGAATACTGTAGGCCATTCTTTACTGGCTCATTTTAGTGATGGTACACTGAAGAGCACTCTAACTTCGTTAATTCCCAATACTGTCTATGCTATACAAGCAGAAGCCATTGACAAGAATGGAATTACTCTGGCAGAAACACGGACAATGCAGTCAACAG CTCCAGACGTACCTGTTATTGATCAAGCTTACTCAAAACTTAGCAGTAGTATCACAGTAGAGTGGAGAGCGGTACCTGGAGCTACTGGTTATCTGCTGGCTGCACAGGATGGAGATTCCTGCATTGAAACTGTAGTCACAAAATCACCAGGTACAGTGATGGGATTGGAACCAGCCACCTGCTACAGAATCACCATCAGGTCTGTAAACGCAGGAGGAAAGAGCCGCCCTTCACCTTCCAGAAAGACAACAACag TCTTGTCTGCTCCAATTCTGTCTGCCAGTTCCCCGAGCTGTGATTCCATTGCAGTGAGCTGGAAGGCTGTGTATATGGCAGTTGGGTTCTCTGTGTCCCTGATGAGATCAGACGGTTTGGGCAAAATGCTGAAGCAGAACACTACCAATACCTCCTTTATATTTTCAAACTTAGATCCAGGAACTCTCTATACTATAAAAGCATATGCCTGGAATGCCAACGGTCTTCCTGGAGATGATTTCACATATAACCAAAGAACAa GTCCTAAGGCACCAGCAGATGTTCAAGTAGCTTTCAGTAATGGAGCTTTAAGAGCTACTGTTTCTTGGATGCCAGCAGAAGGAGCTCTGACTTACAGTGTGACAGCCTCCAGCGGACTCTTGAAACTGAAGTGTAACACATCTTCTTCCTCCTGCGTAGTACCATCACTCCAGTGCGGGTCTGAATATTCTGTTTCTGTCACAGCACATAATGATGCTGGATCCAGTAATCCTACTGATGCAGTGAGCTTAAAAACTA ttccttgtGCACCAGGAAATGTATCAATTGAAGATGATGAACATGGAAACTTATTGGTATCATGGTTTAGAGTAAATTTTGGACATTATTATGTGGTTTTTGTGAAGAGCGACGATGGCTTGGAAGTATATTGCAACACATCACATACTCAATGCCTTTTCCAGTCAGACTGCGGTTTCACTTATTTCGTTAGTGTCTTTGCATATAACAATGCAGGGCAGAGTCCTTTAGGTGATGTATTCAATTACACAACTG CACCGTGCTGCCCCAGTAACTTCCGCGCAGTGCTGGTGTCGAGCGACACGGTGGAGGTGAGCTGGGCTCCTGTCCGCGGTGCTGAAATGTACGAGACCAAGGCTGCCTCCTGGAGGGGGACGGTGCTGTGCAACGACACTGCCACAGCCTGCACCCTGTCTGCTCTGCGCTGCAACACCCGCTACAACGTCACCGTTTACTCCTTCAGTGAGGCCAGGGGCAGCAACACATCGTGTGCATCTAAGTATGTGACAACAG CTCCCTGCAgtcctgaaattaaaaatatctcaaagGAGGCTCTTTCTGTGATCAGTGTGCACTGGCAATCTAACAACGAGGAAGCTACATATATCGTAACTGCCCGAGGAGAGGCTGGACTTTGGCACtgtacaagctctggaaactCTTGTACCCTAATTAATCTTCCCTGTGGATCTGCTTTCTCTGTTAGTGTCATAGCAAGATCTCCAGCTGGACAGAGCTTGCCAAGCTACAGTGTCCCTTTAGAGACAG ctcCTTGTTGCCCTAACGACCTGACACTAACTCAAGTGACACAGTCTGTAACAAATGTCACCTGGTCTGTTGGGATGGGTGCACACACATATGCAACGACATTGGAGTCTCCAAAGGGACAGGCAAAATGTCACACTCTTCAAAACTACTGTCTCCTGGGATGCATCACATGTGGCACCAACTACACGGTATCTCTGAAAGCCATCAGTGAAACTGGTTTGACATCCCATTGCACATATCAAGGATATTCTTCCA GTGCTTGCTGTCCTTCTGGAGTGAAGCTGTATAGACTTGGCAATAATGGTATCCGGGTATACTGGCAAGCTTCTGAAGAAACAATAAGCTACATTACTGATTTACGTGGCTCAAAAGGCAATTTCACTTGTTCACCTAGCTCGGGTCTAAGTTACTGTGATATTACTGAGATACCTTGTGGTGACGTCTACACAGCAGTAGTATCTCCAGCTACAGCTAAGAGCCTGAAGTTCACCTTTTGtcctaaaaaaatatattcag TAACCTGTTCTGGAAGCTCTGTTGGAATGGGTAAGAACACAGTACACTCATTCCATTATTCATGTTCATAG
- the FNDC7 gene encoding fibronectin type III domain-containing protein 7 isoform X2, whose product MRGSERASLLLVGLHLHSLRVVFSTNTGFSMSIYDVTSRSIYLRWSKFSGASSYRVTATAVNTVGHSLLAHFSDGTLKSTLTSLIPNTVYAIQAEAIDKNGITLAETRTMQSTAPDVPVIDQAYSKLSSSITVEWRAVPGATGYLLAAQDGDSCIETVVTKSPGTVMGLEPATCYRITIRSVNAGGKSRPSPSRKTTTVLSAPILSASSPSCDSIAVSWKAVYMAVGFSVSLMRSDGLGKMLKQNTTNTSFIFSNLDPGTLYTIKAYAWNANGLPGDDFTYNQRTSPKAPADVQVAFSNGALRATVSWMPAEGALTYSVTASSGLLKLKCNTSSSSCVVPSLQCGSEYSVSVTAHNDAGSSNPTDAVSLKTIPCAPGNVSIEDDEHGNLLVSWFRVNFGHYYVVFVKSDDGLEVYCNTSHTQCLFQSDCGFTYFVSVFAYNNAGQSPLGDVFNYTTAPCCPSNFRAVLVSSDTVEVSWAPVRGAEMYETKAASWRGTVLCNDTATACTLSALRCNTRYNVTVYSFSEARGSNTSCASKYVTTAPCSPEIKNISKEALSVISVHWQSNNEEATYIVTARGEAGLWHCTSSGNSCTLINLPCGSAFSVSVIARSPAGQSLPSYSVPLETAPCCPNDLTLTQVTQSVTNVTWSVGMGAHTYATTLESPKGQAKCHTLQNYCLLGCITCGTNYTVSLKAISETGLTSHCTYQGYSSSACCPSGVKLYRLGNNGIRVYWQASEETISYITDLRGSKGNFTCSPSSGLSYCDITEIPCGDVYTAVVSPATAKSLKFTFCPKKIYSVTCSGSSVGMVIYRGKSSAEHV is encoded by the exons ATGCGCGGTTCGGAGCGAGCATCGCTGCTGCTCGTCGGACTGCATCTCCACAGCCTGCGAGTG GTCTTTTCAACTAACACAG gtttctCTATGTCTATATATGACGTGACCTCAAGAAGCATTTATCTCAGATGGTCCAAGTTTTCAGGAGCCTCTTCTTACAGAGTCACAGCTACAGCTGTGAATACTGTAGGCCATTCTTTACTGGCTCATTTTAGTGATGGTACACTGAAGAGCACTCTAACTTCGTTAATTCCCAATACTGTCTATGCTATACAAGCAGAAGCCATTGACAAGAATGGAATTACTCTGGCAGAAACACGGACAATGCAGTCAACAG CTCCAGACGTACCTGTTATTGATCAAGCTTACTCAAAACTTAGCAGTAGTATCACAGTAGAGTGGAGAGCGGTACCTGGAGCTACTGGTTATCTGCTGGCTGCACAGGATGGAGATTCCTGCATTGAAACTGTAGTCACAAAATCACCAGGTACAGTGATGGGATTGGAACCAGCCACCTGCTACAGAATCACCATCAGGTCTGTAAACGCAGGAGGAAAGAGCCGCCCTTCACCTTCCAGAAAGACAACAACag TCTTGTCTGCTCCAATTCTGTCTGCCAGTTCCCCGAGCTGTGATTCCATTGCAGTGAGCTGGAAGGCTGTGTATATGGCAGTTGGGTTCTCTGTGTCCCTGATGAGATCAGACGGTTTGGGCAAAATGCTGAAGCAGAACACTACCAATACCTCCTTTATATTTTCAAACTTAGATCCAGGAACTCTCTATACTATAAAAGCATATGCCTGGAATGCCAACGGTCTTCCTGGAGATGATTTCACATATAACCAAAGAACAa GTCCTAAGGCACCAGCAGATGTTCAAGTAGCTTTCAGTAATGGAGCTTTAAGAGCTACTGTTTCTTGGATGCCAGCAGAAGGAGCTCTGACTTACAGTGTGACAGCCTCCAGCGGACTCTTGAAACTGAAGTGTAACACATCTTCTTCCTCCTGCGTAGTACCATCACTCCAGTGCGGGTCTGAATATTCTGTTTCTGTCACAGCACATAATGATGCTGGATCCAGTAATCCTACTGATGCAGTGAGCTTAAAAACTA ttccttgtGCACCAGGAAATGTATCAATTGAAGATGATGAACATGGAAACTTATTGGTATCATGGTTTAGAGTAAATTTTGGACATTATTATGTGGTTTTTGTGAAGAGCGACGATGGCTTGGAAGTATATTGCAACACATCACATACTCAATGCCTTTTCCAGTCAGACTGCGGTTTCACTTATTTCGTTAGTGTCTTTGCATATAACAATGCAGGGCAGAGTCCTTTAGGTGATGTATTCAATTACACAACTG CACCGTGCTGCCCCAGTAACTTCCGCGCAGTGCTGGTGTCGAGCGACACGGTGGAGGTGAGCTGGGCTCCTGTCCGCGGTGCTGAAATGTACGAGACCAAGGCTGCCTCCTGGAGGGGGACGGTGCTGTGCAACGACACTGCCACAGCCTGCACCCTGTCTGCTCTGCGCTGCAACACCCGCTACAACGTCACCGTTTACTCCTTCAGTGAGGCCAGGGGCAGCAACACATCGTGTGCATCTAAGTATGTGACAACAG CTCCCTGCAgtcctgaaattaaaaatatctcaaagGAGGCTCTTTCTGTGATCAGTGTGCACTGGCAATCTAACAACGAGGAAGCTACATATATCGTAACTGCCCGAGGAGAGGCTGGACTTTGGCACtgtacaagctctggaaactCTTGTACCCTAATTAATCTTCCCTGTGGATCTGCTTTCTCTGTTAGTGTCATAGCAAGATCTCCAGCTGGACAGAGCTTGCCAAGCTACAGTGTCCCTTTAGAGACAG ctcCTTGTTGCCCTAACGACCTGACACTAACTCAAGTGACACAGTCTGTAACAAATGTCACCTGGTCTGTTGGGATGGGTGCACACACATATGCAACGACATTGGAGTCTCCAAAGGGACAGGCAAAATGTCACACTCTTCAAAACTACTGTCTCCTGGGATGCATCACATGTGGCACCAACTACACGGTATCTCTGAAAGCCATCAGTGAAACTGGTTTGACATCCCATTGCACATATCAAGGATATTCTTCCA GTGCTTGCTGTCCTTCTGGAGTGAAGCTGTATAGACTTGGCAATAATGGTATCCGGGTATACTGGCAAGCTTCTGAAGAAACAATAAGCTACATTACTGATTTACGTGGCTCAAAAGGCAATTTCACTTGTTCACCTAGCTCGGGTCTAAGTTACTGTGATATTACTGAGATACCTTGTGGTGACGTCTACACAGCAGTAGTATCTCCAGCTACAGCTAAGAGCCTGAAGTTCACCTTTTGtcctaaaaaaatatattcag TAACCTGTTCTGGAAGCTCTGTTGGAATGG TGATATACAGAGGAAAGAGCAGTGCAGAACACGTCTAG